The Globicephala melas chromosome 20, mGloMel1.2, whole genome shotgun sequence genome contains a region encoding:
- the AURKB gene encoding aurora kinase B isoform X2 yields MAQKENAYPWPYGRQTAQSGLNTLPQRVLRKEPVTPSALVLMSRSNAQPTAAPLQKVVENNSRTPNFSMRSFTIDDFEIGRPLGKGKFGNVYLAREKKSHFIVALKVLFKSQIEKEGVEHQLRREIEIQAHLQHPNILRLYNYFYDRRRIYLILEYAPRGELYKELQKSHTFDEQRTATIMEELADALIYCHGKKVIHRDIKPENLLLGLQGELKIADFGWSVHAPSLRRKTMCGTLDYLPPEMIEGRTHNEKVDLWCIGVLCYELLVGNPPFESASHNETYRRIVKVDLKIPPSMPAGAQDLISKLLKHNPSERLPLAQVAAHPWVRAHSRRVLPPSALQSVP; encoded by the exons ATGGCCCAGAAGGAGAACGCCTACCCCTGGCCCTACGGCAGGCAGACG GCTCAGTCTGGCCTGAACACCCTGCCCCAGAGAGTCCTCCGGAAGGAGCCTGTCACCCCCTCTGCGCTTGTCCTCATGAGCCGCTCCAATGCCCAGCCCACAG CTGCCCCTCTCCAGAAGGTGGTGGAGAACAACAGTCGGACCCCAAACTTCTCAAT GCGTTCCTTCACAATCGACGACTTTGAGATTGGGCGTCCTCTGGGCAAAGGCAAGTTTGGAAATGTGTACTTGGCTCGGGAGAAGAAAAGCCATTTCATCGTGGCGCTCAAAGTCCTCTTCAAGTCTCAGATAGAGAAGGAGGGTGTGGAGCACCAGCTGCGCAGGGAGATCGAAATCCAGGCCCATCTGCA GCATCCCAACATCTTGCGTCTCTACAACTATTTCTATGACCGGCGAAGGATCTACTTGATTCTGGAGTATGCCCCCCGGGGGGAGCTCTACAAGGAGCTGCAGAAAAGCCACACTTTTGACGAGCAGCGAACAGCCACG ATTATGGAGGAGCTGGCGGATGCTCTGATATACTGCCACGGGAAGAAAGTGATTCACAGAGACATAAAGCCGGAGAATCTGCTCTTGGGGCTCCAGGGAGAGCTGAAGATTGCTGACTTCGGCTGGTCTGTGCACGCCCCCTCCCTGAG GAGGAAGACAATGTGTGGCACCCTGGACTACCTGCCCCCAGAGATGATCGAGGGGCGCACGCACAACGAGAAGGTGGATCTGTGGTGCATCGGAGTGCTCTGCTACGAGCTGCTTGTGGGAAACCCCCCCTTCGAGAGCGCTTCCCACAACGAGACGTATCGGCGCATCGTCAAG GTGGACCTGAAGATCCCCCCTTCCATGCCTGCAGGAGCCCAGGACCTTATCTCCAAGCTGCTCAAGCATAACCCCTCAGAACGCCTGCCACTGGCTCAGGTCGCAGCCCACCCTTGGGTCCGGGCCCACTCCCGGAGGGTGCTGCCCCCCTCTGCCCTTCAGTCTGTCCCCTGA
- the AURKB gene encoding aurora kinase B isoform X1, translating to MGGAVSQWGQGGRFERTSAWARPGRFSCFPAAREVAVPPAPVPSPFPSKDGPEGERLPLALRQADAAPLQKVVENNSRTPNFSIRRSFTIDDFEIGRPLGKGKFGNVYLAREKKSHFIVALKVLFKSQIEKEGVEHQLRREIEIQAHLQHPNILRLYNYFYDRRRIYLILEYAPRGELYKELQKSHTFDEQRTATIMEELADALIYCHGKKVIHRDIKPENLLLGLQGELKIADFGWSVHAPSLRRKTMCGTLDYLPPEMIEGRTHNEKVDLWCIGVLCYELLVGNPPFESASHNETYRRIVKVDLKIPPSMPAGAQDLISKLLKHNPSERLPLAQVAAHPWVRAHSRRVLPPSALQSVP from the exons ATGGGCGGCGCGGTCAGCCAATGGGGCCAGGGCGGGAGATTTGAAAGGACCTCTGCGTGGGCGCGGCCGGGAAGGTTCAGTTGTTTCCCAGCCGCCAGGGAGGTGGCTGTGCCGCCGGCTCCAG ttccctcccctttcccttctaAGGATGGCCCAGAAGGAGAACGCCTACCCCTGGCCCTACGGCAGGCAGACG CTGCCCCTCTCCAGAAGGTGGTGGAGAACAACAGTCGGACCCCAAACTTCTCAAT cAGGCGTTCCTTCACAATCGACGACTTTGAGATTGGGCGTCCTCTGGGCAAAGGCAAGTTTGGAAATGTGTACTTGGCTCGGGAGAAGAAAAGCCATTTCATCGTGGCGCTCAAAGTCCTCTTCAAGTCTCAGATAGAGAAGGAGGGTGTGGAGCACCAGCTGCGCAGGGAGATCGAAATCCAGGCCCATCTGCA GCATCCCAACATCTTGCGTCTCTACAACTATTTCTATGACCGGCGAAGGATCTACTTGATTCTGGAGTATGCCCCCCGGGGGGAGCTCTACAAGGAGCTGCAGAAAAGCCACACTTTTGACGAGCAGCGAACAGCCACG ATTATGGAGGAGCTGGCGGATGCTCTGATATACTGCCACGGGAAGAAAGTGATTCACAGAGACATAAAGCCGGAGAATCTGCTCTTGGGGCTCCAGGGAGAGCTGAAGATTGCTGACTTCGGCTGGTCTGTGCACGCCCCCTCCCTGAG GAGGAAGACAATGTGTGGCACCCTGGACTACCTGCCCCCAGAGATGATCGAGGGGCGCACGCACAACGAGAAGGTGGATCTGTGGTGCATCGGAGTGCTCTGCTACGAGCTGCTTGTGGGAAACCCCCCCTTCGAGAGCGCTTCCCACAACGAGACGTATCGGCGCATCGTCAAG GTGGACCTGAAGATCCCCCCTTCCATGCCTGCAGGAGCCCAGGACCTTATCTCCAAGCTGCTCAAGCATAACCCCTCAGAACGCCTGCCACTGGCTCAGGTCGCAGCCCACCCTTGGGTCCGGGCCCACTCCCGGAGGGTGCTGCCCCCCTCTGCCCTTCAGTCTGTCCCCTGA
- the BORCS6 gene encoding BLOC-1-related complex subunit 6 yields the protein MESPRGRPGPKAGLLALGEQQAAIFGGGPGRTASEPPSGLRLSEEEEAENVGGASRLPRASPKTSSCSFVHPPEWEAPEEEPGRGGTPSGAGSNRGAPGPENDPYASSRRKDPEDRPASEGVCRRGSPGGGGLDVEQEKEDDEEAAAASRAGRSFSSRLQDSRSLDGLSGACGGAGSSGGAECGAGGGRRATISSPLELEGTVSRHGDLTHFVANNLQLKIRLSGAPQPPPPAPARPCSAPPPTPAIPPIDPDVLRDLERLSRELGGRVDRLLRGLGGAVQELTALSVGCIQTYRDAVDSLGEAVDMSIKGMYTLLARCEELERALQPVQGLARQVRDIRRTLEVLEALCK from the coding sequence ATGGAGTCGCCCCGGGGGCGGCCTGGGCCCAAAGCAGGCCTTCTAGCTCTGGGGGAACAGCAAGCCGCGATCTTCGGCGGCGGCCCGGGCCGAACGGCCTCTGAGCCGCCCTCAGGCCTCCGGTTGTCCGAGGAGGAAGAGGCCGAGAACGTTGGGGGCGCGAGCCGCCTCCCCAGGGCGTCCCCGAAGACTTCGAGCTGCAGCTTCGTCCACCCGCCAGAATGGGAGGCTCCGGAGGAAGAGCCGGGCCGCGGAGGGACGCCTTCTGGGGCAGGGAGCAACCGGGGGGCGCCGGGTCCCGAAAACGACCCGTATGCGTCCTCCCGGCGGAAGGACCCTGAGGACAGGCCTGCATCCGAGGGCGTCTGCCGTCGAGGGAGCCCTGGAGGAGGCGGGTTGGATGTTGAGCAGGAGAAGGAAGACGACGAAGAGGCGGCGGCAGCCAGCAGGGCTGGCCGTTCCTTCTCCAGCCGCCTTCAGGACAGTCGCAGCCTGGACGGGTTGAGCGGGGCGTGCGGCGGCGCCGGGTCCTCAGGGGGTGCAGAGTGTggcgcgggcggcgggcggcgcgcCACTATATCCAGCCCCCTGGAGCTCGAGGGCACGGTGAGCCGCCACGGCGACCTCACCCACTTTGTCGCCAACAACCTGCAACTTAAGATCCGCCTGAGCGGCGCCCCTcaacccccgccccctgcccctgcgcGGCCCTGTTCGGCGCCCCCACCCACTCCGGCCATTCCTCCCATCGACCCCGACGTGCTGCGGGACCTGGAGAGGCTGAGTCGGGAGCTGGGCGGCAGGGTGGACCGTCTGCTTCGCGGGCTGGGTGGTGCGGTGCAGGAGCTGACAGCGCTGAGCGTGGGCTGCATCCAGACCTACCGTGATGCCGTGGACTCCCTAGGCGAAGCTGTGGACATGAGCATCAAGGGCATGTACACCCTGCTGGCACGCTGTGAGGAGCTGGAGAGGGCTCTGCAGCCAGTTCAGGGACTGGCGCGCCAAGTCCGGGATATCCGACGCACCCTGGAGGTGTTGGAGGCCCTGTGCAAGTGA